From Tepidisphaeraceae bacterium, a single genomic window includes:
- a CDS encoding M20 family metallopeptidase, with amino-acid sequence MTTDTLFTSAVQHAVELRHQLHRIPELGYQEFKTATAIRAELDRLNIHHVDGVPEAETATIAWFGDTAKPCVALRADIDALPIVERTGVPYASIHEGRMHACGHDGHTATLLGAAAVLKSREHELPVCVKLIFQPAEEGGGGGEVLCDAGVLDGRIGPKVTAIFGLHGWPGLPVGTVATKPGPLLAATDNFRATFVGRGCHGAFPHLGRDPIVTACEAVLNLQQFVSRETDPGASAVVTVGVIRAGSATNIIPDSATIQGTARTLLPEQRVAIARSIQRRCHHIAAANDCTLQFEWAEGYPPTINDPQMADYVARVARTTVGAAHFLPVGRPSMGGEDFAYYLQQVPGCFFLIGVEAVEAKVSYPLHNEHFNFADGAVEVGMRMFVDLVRRFGDGQ; translated from the coding sequence ATGACGACCGACACCCTGTTCACCTCTGCGGTCCAGCACGCGGTCGAGCTGCGCCATCAACTGCATCGCATTCCGGAACTGGGCTATCAGGAATTCAAAACCGCCACTGCGATTCGGGCGGAGCTGGATCGGCTGAACATCCACCACGTCGACGGTGTGCCCGAGGCGGAGACGGCGACGATCGCGTGGTTCGGTGACACCGCCAAGCCGTGCGTCGCGCTGCGGGCCGACATCGATGCGCTGCCGATCGTCGAACGGACCGGCGTTCCTTACGCCAGCATCCACGAGGGGCGAATGCACGCCTGCGGGCACGATGGTCACACCGCGACGCTGCTCGGCGCGGCTGCCGTCCTGAAGTCGCGCGAGCACGAACTGCCGGTCTGCGTGAAGCTCATCTTTCAACCGGCCGAAGAGGGCGGCGGTGGGGGTGAGGTGCTTTGCGATGCAGGTGTGTTGGACGGTCGCATCGGCCCGAAGGTGACCGCAATCTTCGGGCTGCACGGTTGGCCGGGGCTGCCGGTGGGTACGGTCGCGACGAAGCCGGGCCCGTTGCTGGCGGCGACGGACAACTTCCGCGCGACGTTCGTCGGCCGGGGGTGTCACGGCGCGTTTCCACACCTCGGTCGCGACCCGATCGTCACCGCGTGCGAGGCGGTTCTGAACCTCCAGCAGTTCGTCAGCCGTGAGACCGACCCGGGTGCGTCGGCAGTGGTTACCGTCGGCGTCATCCGCGCAGGTAGCGCCACGAACATCATCCCGGATAGCGCCACCATCCAAGGCACCGCCCGCACGCTGTTGCCCGAGCAGCGCGTTGCGATCGCGCGATCGATCCAACGCCGCTGTCACCACATCGCCGCCGCCAACGACTGCACGCTGCAGTTCGAATGGGCCGAAGGTTACCCACCCACGATCAACGACCCGCAGATGGCCGACTACGTCGCACGCGTCGCGCGAACGACGGTTGGCGCCGCTCACTTCCTGCCCGTCGGCCGGCCGAGCATGGGCGGTGAGGACTTCGCGTACTACCTGCAGCAAGTGCCCGGCTGTTTCTTTCTGATCGGTGTTGAAGCCGTCGAGGCGAAGGTGTCATATCCGCTGCACAACGAGCACTTCAACTTCGCGGATGGCGCGGTGGAAGTCGGGATGCGGATGTTCGTGGACCTCGTCCGCCGGTTCGGTGACGGTCAGTAA
- a CDS encoding Rieske (2Fe-2S) protein, which translates to MAWVSLCDVDEVPAGEGKYVEIDGFQLAVFVQDGKPFVMDNACPHAGGAMSAGYIDAGCAVCPWHGWAFKLDDGELRNSPMVTIPTYKTRLFERPGRPALIQAELPMA; encoded by the coding sequence ATGGCATGGGTGTCACTATGCGACGTCGACGAGGTGCCGGCCGGCGAGGGGAAGTACGTCGAGATCGACGGTTTTCAGCTGGCCGTCTTCGTGCAGGATGGCAAACCGTTCGTGATGGACAACGCCTGCCCGCACGCCGGTGGGGCAATGTCGGCCGGTTATATCGATGCCGGTTGTGCCGTCTGCCCGTGGCACGGTTGGGCGTTCAAGCTGGATGATGGTGAGCTTCGGAATTCACCGATGGTGACGATTCCGACGTATAAAACACGGCTATTCGAGCGGCCGGGGCGACCAGCGCTGATACAGGCGGAACTGCCGATGGCGTAA
- a CDS encoding Gfo/Idh/MocA family oxidoreductase yields MAEKSVSTDSLAMEKKQEFKGKKFRIAMIGCGGIAQTHLGALKEMPDVEVVAGVDIDTDRLKVMEDKWGVSQNYTDWKKMLKEVRPDAVSICTPNGLHSAPAIDAANAGCHVIVEKPMAMKPAECEKMIAASKKAGKKLVIGFQYRYHPNSEFLVRAREDGRFGNIMFVKCQALRRRGIPNWGVFGRKEMQGGGPMIDIGVHVIEMAHYVMGSPKPVAAMGNTWTYMGNKPSNTVSQWPNWDHKTYTVEDLAIGQIRFENGAILHIESMFAGHIEKDVWNFNLIGDKGGCNWDPAMIFTDRAGTMTNEVPAFLPNQTGFSYLFGRKLRNFVDGCTKGTPLTAPGEAGLAIQKILDGVYRSAESGGREVAIK; encoded by the coding sequence ATGGCAGAGAAGAGCGTATCGACGGACTCCCTGGCGATGGAGAAGAAGCAGGAGTTTAAGGGCAAGAAGTTCCGCATTGCGATGATCGGTTGCGGTGGCATCGCGCAGACCCACCTGGGCGCCTTGAAGGAAATGCCCGACGTGGAGGTCGTCGCCGGCGTCGATATCGACACCGATCGGTTGAAGGTGATGGAGGACAAGTGGGGCGTCTCCCAGAACTACACCGACTGGAAGAAGATGCTGAAGGAAGTGCGGCCCGACGCCGTCAGCATCTGCACGCCCAACGGCCTGCACAGCGCCCCCGCCATCGACGCCGCCAACGCCGGTTGTCACGTCATCGTTGAGAAGCCGATGGCGATGAAGCCCGCCGAGTGCGAGAAGATGATCGCCGCCTCGAAGAAGGCCGGCAAGAAGCTCGTGATCGGCTTCCAGTACCGCTACCACCCCAACAGTGAGTTCCTCGTGCGCGCCCGTGAGGACGGTCGTTTCGGGAACATCATGTTCGTGAAGTGCCAGGCGCTGCGCCGCCGCGGCATTCCGAACTGGGGCGTCTTCGGTCGCAAGGAGATGCAGGGTGGCGGGCCGATGATCGACATCGGCGTGCACGTGATCGAGATGGCCCACTACGTCATGGGCAGCCCCAAGCCCGTCGCCGCCATGGGCAACACCTGGACGTACATGGGCAACAAGCCCAGCAACACCGTCAGCCAGTGGCCGAACTGGGATCACAAGACCTACACGGTCGAAGACCTGGCGATCGGTCAGATCCGCTTCGAGAACGGCGCGATCCTGCACATCGAATCGATGTTCGCCGGCCACATCGAGAAGGACGTGTGGAACTTCAACCTGATCGGCGACAAGGGTGGCTGCAACTGGGACCCGGCCATGATCTTCACCGATCGCGCCGGCACCATGACCAACGAGGTGCCCGCGTTCCTGCCCAACCAAACCGGCTTCAGCTACCTGTTCGGCCGCAAGCTGCGCAACTTCGTCGACGGCTGCACGAAGGGCACCCCCCTGACGGCCCCCGGTGAAGCCGGCCTGGCCATCCAGAAGATCCTCGACGGCGTCTACCGCTCCGCCGAATCGGGTGGCCGCGAGGTCGCGATCAAGTAA